AACAGCCGATTATTTTCCCATTAAGTAATCCATCACGCCAGGTTGAAGCGCATCCAAAAGATGTGATTGAGTGGACTGATGGTCAAGCAATTGTTGCTACGGGAAGCCCATTTGAACCGGTAGTACATGGTGAGCAGACAATCATCATACCGCAATGTAATAACAGTTATATCTTCCCAGGTATTGGCCTTGGTGTACTTGCAGCTAAAGCAAATCGTATTACAGATAGCATGTTGATGGTATCGAGCGAAATGCTTGCGGAGTCATCACCACGTGCTAATACCGGCAAAGGTAGCTTACTACCAGCACTAACTGAAATTGAGCCGTTGAGTAAGCGTATTGCTTTTGCAGTTGCTAAAAAAGCAATGGAAGAGGGCGTTGCACTTGAAATGGAAGACGACGCAATTTGGGCAGCGATAGAGAAAAACTATTGGCTCCCTAAGTATAGAAACTACAAACGCTGTAGCGTCTAGTTGCTTTTGCTTTTAGCCAAAACAGAAATCGCCGCCAACTCATATTGGCGGCGATTTTGTTTATCAATCACGCACAAAATTTGAGAGCACTGCATATCACTTTTCAAAGTGACAATCGCTCATTTTGTTAAAGTTTGTTACCCTGAAACCCAATTCAGTAGTTGTTAATTGAAATATGCTTGAATATGCAGGTATCACATTTTAGGAGCAAAAGATGCGAATTTTAACTGGCTTACTGGCATTATGTTTATCTGGATTTAGCTTTGCAGGCGCATTGCCTGACTCGCCGCATTTATATGTTAAAGGCACTTCATTTATTCAAGTACAACCCGATATTGCAACCATCCGTGTTGCCATTACCGAAAAGCAAAAGTCGCTGCCGACAGCCAAAGAAAACGTCGATAAGATTATGGCTAAGGCCATCGAAATCGCTAAACGCTTCGATATTAAAGAAGACGATATTCACGCAGATCAGCTGAATGTCTACAGACAGACACGCTACAATCGTGAATCAAACGAAGAAGAGTTTGATGGTTTTCGCGTAAGTCGCAGTCTGACTGTAAAACTTAAGGACATTAAAAAGTACCCAGAGTTACTTCAAGAGTTTGTAGACAGCGGTATAAATCAGTTCAATAACACGGAATTTGGTGTTGAAAATGAAGGCAAGTATCTGCAAAGCCTCAAAAAATCCGCCATCAAAGATGCTAAGAAAGCAGCCAAAGAGCTAGCAGGCGAGTTTGATGTTGAATTGGCAAAACTGTACTCAGTTTCATTCCAACCAATGCAAACGCCAGTTCAGCCTTACGTGCGCTCTGCAGCGATGGCAATGGAAGCAGATCAAGGCGCATACAAAAATGCGTATAACACAGGTGCAATTACATTAAACGCGGAAGTTTATGCTGTTTACTTAATTGAGTAATACTGGCTGTGAACTAATTAAACTTATACACTAAGCCCTCCATTGGAGGGCTTTTTATGATCACCGGTTTATATGCGGCATTGCTGGCACTAATCTATATTAAACTCAGTTTTAACATAATATCACTCAGACACAGACACAGAGTATCGCTAGGAGATGGCGGTATCGATGAACTGCAAAGTGCAATACGGATCCACGGCAACTTTATCGAGTACACACCTTTCGTACTGTTAATGATGTTGTTACTCGAAATTCAACAAATCAACCCATATCTACTTCATGCTTTTGGCATTGCTTTTTTGTTTTCTCGAGTTGCACACTATGTTGCACTCGGTAAAACTAACTTTTCAATCAGAAAAGTAGCGATGGCGACAACATATGGAGTAATACTTATTTTAGCGTCACTCAACCTCGTGTATTACTTTATCTAAATATGACAAAACATAAATTTCTGGTAACGGGTTTACCACGAACGGGCACAACAAGTCTGTGTATTGCTGCATTAGGTGCTGGATACAAAACAGCACACACGGCATACACAAGGCAAGCATTAGACCGTGCTGAATTTATTGCTGACACTCCCGTTTTCGCTGACTATGAAAAATTATATGCTCTATATCCTGAAGCCAAAATAATCCAGTTAACACGAGATTTTGAGCAATGGCTTCCCTCAATTAAGCGTTTGATGACGGCAATGAAAGAAAACTTACTGTCACAAAGAGGGGGCTTTAACGACACCATTAAGCGTTGTTATTTGGAAACTTTTTCTGATTTTGACAAACATTTTGAAGACGATGGTTATTGGCGGAATTGTTATAGCAAGCATCATGATAGGGTGCTTAGATTTGCAAAAATGAATCATGTTCCTTTTATTACGGTCAACCTAACAGCTGCTGATGCCGAGCAAACGCTTGCCGAATTTATAGGCGTGACTCAAGAAAAAGTGACCATCCCGCATGTCAATATCGGTGGTAAAGTAACTGCATGGAAGTGGTTTTCTCACTCCAATAAAGTGGAATCGACACGTAATGGCAAAGCAGATAAAGACACAGCGCTCTTTAGTATGCAAGTTCGCTCGAGCGCGTGAGTTTGTTATACTCACTACAAGCTGTATATACAAGATAGAATTATGTTTGAATTAAAATATCACACACCTTTTAGCTGGACTGAAAAAGTCCTAGCCGACTTTGATACCTTTCTTCAAGATCACGCCGCTGCAGAAAAAAAAGCAGCTGGAATGGCGATGGCAATGCTTGGTCATTACCCAGACAGAATCAAGCTAGTAAAAGCGATGGCAGATCTCGCAATAGAAGAAATGATCCATTTTAAACAGGTACTTAAGATCTTAACCGAGCGTGGTACGCTACTAGGAAACGATCAAAAAGACCCCTATATAAAGCAAATGCGCGCATTGTTCCGCCAAGGCACTGACGAATATTTAATTGATAGATTACTGATTGGCGCAGTAATTGAGGCTAGGGGCCATGAACGTTTCTCTTTAGTTGCAGAAGCGCTTCCTGAAGGCAAAGAGAAAGACTTTTATGTTGCCATTGCCAAATCAGAAGAAAAACACAAAAATCTCTTTGTGGAACTTGGCTACGAGTACTTCGACAAATTAACGATAGATAACCGCCTAGAAGAAATTCTCATTGCAGAAGCGGATATTTGCAAAGGTATTCCATTTAGCGCAGCGCTTCATTAAAAGCAGCCACATGACTCGAGCCAATAAAGCCGTGTGGCTTTATTGTCTCCCATCTTTCTAGATACTTATTCAGTGAAGAGAACGGTTTCACTAGATACACCAATTAAGATTTGTAGTTTCGCCCAGTGCATTGTGCTCCATGCTATTCTCTGAATACTTTTGGTTTCTAAACTGTTTCAAAACAACTCATATTCGAAGCAATTAGTAATTAATATCGCAATAGTTTATAAATCAACCAGGCGAGCGACACTGAATCTTTGATTTTATAAGTGAGTAGACTTTCCTCATCAAAAATCCAACCTATTTAACATAACGTAAATTATAGGATGTAATAAATTGTGTGAGGAAACCATATAAAGTACCTTGTTAATGTCCAATACTAGACGGTATCGGACATTAATAAAAAGTTTACTGTATTTTCTATTGAGCTATGGTTTCGCTTTTTATAGTATGTGGTTGAATTTGTAATTTGAAGTATCGACATATGGAATTTGTAAGACCGCTAGAACC
This portion of the Pseudoalteromonas sp. GCY genome encodes:
- a CDS encoding SIMPL domain-containing protein, whose protein sequence is MRILTGLLALCLSGFSFAGALPDSPHLYVKGTSFIQVQPDIATIRVAITEKQKSLPTAKENVDKIMAKAIEIAKRFDIKEDDIHADQLNVYRQTRYNRESNEEEFDGFRVSRSLTVKLKDIKKYPELLQEFVDSGINQFNNTEFGVENEGKYLQSLKKSAIKDAKKAAKELAGEFDVELAKLYSVSFQPMQTPVQPYVRSAAMAMEADQGAYKNAYNTGAITLNAEVYAVYLIE
- a CDS encoding MAPEG family protein → MITGLYAALLALIYIKLSFNIISLRHRHRVSLGDGGIDELQSAIRIHGNFIEYTPFVLLMMLLLEIQQINPYLLHAFGIAFLFSRVAHYVALGKTNFSIRKVAMATTYGVILILASLNLVYYFI
- a CDS encoding sulfotransferase family protein, whose product is MTKHKFLVTGLPRTGTTSLCIAALGAGYKTAHTAYTRQALDRAEFIADTPVFADYEKLYALYPEAKIIQLTRDFEQWLPSIKRLMTAMKENLLSQRGGFNDTIKRCYLETFSDFDKHFEDDGYWRNCYSKHHDRVLRFAKMNHVPFITVNLTAADAEQTLAEFIGVTQEKVTIPHVNIGGKVTAWKWFSHSNKVESTRNGKADKDTALFSMQVRSSA
- a CDS encoding tRNA-(ms[2]io[6]A)-hydroxylase gives rise to the protein MFELKYHTPFSWTEKVLADFDTFLQDHAAAEKKAAGMAMAMLGHYPDRIKLVKAMADLAIEEMIHFKQVLKILTERGTLLGNDQKDPYIKQMRALFRQGTDEYLIDRLLIGAVIEARGHERFSLVAEALPEGKEKDFYVAIAKSEEKHKNLFVELGYEYFDKLTIDNRLEEILIAEADICKGIPFSAALH